A window of the Rhizobium viscosum genome harbors these coding sequences:
- a CDS encoding D-ribose ABC transporter substrate-binding protein — MTFTRRLTLAAFASALSLGIAMPAFSADLIAIITPAHDNPFFKAEAVGAEAKAKELGYEALLMTHDDDANKQSEMIDTAIGRGAKAIILDNAGADASVAAVKKAKDAGIPSFLIDREINATGVAVAQIVSNNYQGAQLGAQEFVKLMGEKGNYVELVGKESDTNAGIRSQGYHDVIDDYPDLKSVAKQSANWSQTEAYAKMETILQANPDIKGVISGNDTMAMGAIAALQAAGRKDVIVVGFDGSNDVRDSIKSGGIKATVLQPAYAQAQMAVEQADAYIKNKTAPKEEKQLMDCVLINADNAGKLETFAIAK, encoded by the coding sequence ATGACTTTTACACGTAGACTGACCCTTGCCGCCTTCGCAAGCGCGCTTTCGCTCGGCATTGCGATGCCGGCCTTTTCGGCCGATCTAATCGCCATCATCACGCCGGCCCACGACAACCCCTTCTTCAAGGCGGAAGCCGTCGGTGCTGAAGCCAAGGCCAAGGAACTCGGTTATGAGGCGCTCCTCATGACCCATGACGACGATGCCAACAAGCAGTCGGAAATGATCGATACCGCGATCGGTCGCGGCGCCAAGGCGATCATCCTCGATAATGCCGGCGCCGATGCTTCGGTTGCCGCCGTCAAGAAGGCCAAGGATGCCGGCATCCCCTCCTTCCTGATCGACCGCGAAATCAATGCGACCGGTGTCGCCGTCGCCCAGATCGTGTCCAATAACTATCAGGGCGCCCAGCTCGGTGCGCAGGAATTCGTCAAGCTCATGGGCGAGAAGGGCAATTATGTCGAGCTCGTCGGCAAGGAATCCGATACCAATGCCGGCATCCGTTCGCAGGGCTATCATGACGTCATCGACGACTATCCGGACCTGAAGTCGGTCGCCAAGCAATCGGCCAACTGGAGCCAGACGGAAGCCTATGCCAAGATGGAAACCATCCTGCAGGCCAATCCCGACATCAAGGGCGTGATCTCCGGCAACGACACGATGGCGATGGGCGCGATCGCCGCCCTTCAGGCTGCCGGCCGCAAGGACGTGATCGTCGTCGGCTTCGACGGTTCGAACGATGTGCGCGACTCCATCAAGTCGGGCGGCATCAAGGCAACCGTGCTGCAGCCGGCCTATGCGCAGGCTCAGATGGCTGTCGAACAGGCCGACGCCTATATCAAGAACAAGACGGCACCGAAGGAAGAAAAGCAGCTCATGGACTGCGTTCTCATCAATGCCGACAATGCGGGCAAGCTCGAGACATTTGCCATCGCAAAGTAA
- a CDS encoding DUF2291 family protein encodes MLRIRGALIAALVAAALPGCKIIKTPTAEEKAAAAAKSAFDPNAKVEAMWQPQVVPYFEKRAGELKDVAALAASSPDQAGEKYGNPHKQASSPWTYAVKFKGKVVAADTASRAATLDVDADGDDKADAKVQIGPAIRGTALRDTLDFVNFNEFKNQIEWAQFGKSFNEKANSAFLSAIPRDGLAGKTVTVTGAFPLPSGSDLPLVTPSALTVAP; translated from the coding sequence ATGTTGAGGATCAGGGGCGCCCTGATTGCCGCGCTTGTCGCGGCGGCTTTGCCCGGCTGCAAGATCATCAAGACACCGACTGCGGAAGAAAAAGCCGCAGCGGCCGCAAAGAGCGCTTTCGATCCGAATGCCAAGGTCGAGGCGATGTGGCAGCCGCAGGTCGTTCCCTATTTTGAAAAGCGCGCCGGCGAATTGAAGGATGTCGCAGCACTTGCCGCTTCGAGCCCCGACCAGGCCGGCGAGAAATACGGCAATCCGCACAAGCAGGCGAGCTCGCCCTGGACCTATGCGGTGAAATTCAAGGGCAAGGTCGTCGCGGCCGATACGGCCTCGCGTGCGGCAACGCTCGATGTCGATGCCGATGGCGACGACAAGGCGGACGCCAAGGTGCAAATCGGGCCTGCCATTCGCGGCACGGCGCTGCGCGACACGCTGGATTTCGTCAATTTCAACGAATTCAAGAACCAGATCGAATGGGCGCAGTTCGGCAAGTCCTTCAATGAGAAAGCCAACAGCGCCTTCCTATCGGCGATCCCGCGCGACGGGCTGGCCGGCAAGACGGTGACCGTGACCGGCGCCTTCCCGCTGCCTTCGGGCAGCGATCTGCCGCTTGTGACCCCTTCGGCGCTGACGGTGGCACCATGA
- a CDS encoding phosphogluconate dehydrogenase C-terminal domain-containing protein: protein MTAIALFGAGGKMGYRLAKNLKGSRFDVRHVEVSDAGKARLKNDLGIDCTPADAALDGADVVILAVPDTAIGKVAASIVDKLKPGTMVVALDAAAPFAGHLPERADLTYFVTHPCHPPIFNDETDIQAKKDHFGGLFAKQHIVSALMQGPESAYGLGEEIAKVIWAPVMRSHRVTVEQMAMLEPGLSETVCASLLVIMRQAMDECVARGVPAEAARDFLLGHMNVLGAVIFKEVDGVFSDACNKAIEFGIPALMRDDWKKVFEPQEIADSIRRIT, encoded by the coding sequence GGATACCGGCTTGCCAAGAATCTCAAAGGTTCCCGTTTTGATGTTCGTCATGTCGAAGTCAGCGATGCCGGCAAGGCGCGCCTGAAGAACGATCTCGGCATCGATTGCACGCCGGCCGATGCCGCGCTCGACGGTGCTGACGTCGTGATCCTCGCCGTACCGGATACGGCGATCGGCAAGGTCGCGGCCAGCATCGTCGACAAGCTGAAGCCCGGTACGATGGTCGTGGCCCTCGATGCGGCCGCTCCCTTTGCCGGCCACCTGCCTGAGCGCGCGGACCTCACCTATTTCGTGACCCATCCCTGCCACCCGCCGATCTTTAACGACGAGACGGACATACAGGCGAAGAAGGACCATTTCGGCGGCCTCTTCGCCAAGCAGCACATCGTCTCGGCGCTGATGCAGGGTCCGGAAAGCGCTTATGGCCTCGGCGAAGAGATCGCCAAGGTGATCTGGGCGCCGGTCATGCGCTCGCACCGCGTCACCGTCGAGCAGATGGCGATGCTGGAGCCTGGCCTTTCGGAAACCGTCTGTGCCTCGCTTCTCGTCATCATGCGCCAGGCCATGGACGAATGCGTCGCCCGTGGTGTTCCGGCGGAAGCTGCCCGCGACTTCCTGCTCGGCCATATGAACGTGCTCGGCGCCGTGATCTTCAAGGAAGTCGACGGCGTGTTCTCGGATGCCTGCAACAAGGCGATCGAGTTCGGCATTCCGGCCCTCATGCGCGACGACTGGAAGAAGGTCTTCGAACCGCAGGAGATCGCCGACAGCATCCGGCGCATCACCTGA